One Malaclemys terrapin pileata isolate rMalTer1 chromosome 7, rMalTer1.hap1, whole genome shotgun sequence genomic region harbors:
- the SPCS1 gene encoding signal peptidase complex subunit 1 produces the protein MGRSKAALLPASSASILRTRTHSFTAAGGVSTRAKRSGREAAARKISPPSSEAGAAETSAASTSRAGADFGSQDAPEVSPSQAERVSGACASQGGAGNSEESSESGEAAGGATSVASTMLDVFGSIPTQMDYKGQKLAEQIFQGIILVSAVIGFIYGYIAEQFGWTVYIVMAGFALSCLLTLPPWPMYRRNPLKWLPVQESGTEDKKPAERKLKRHTKS, from the exons ATGGGGCGGAGCAAGGCTGCGCTGCTTCCGGCCAGCTCAGCGTCTATCCTCCGGACTCGGACCCACTCCTTCACCGCTGCTGGTGGAGTGTCGACGCGGGCTAAGCGGTCCGGCAGGGAGGCAGCCGCCCGCAAGATCTCGCCTCCCTCCTCCGAGGCCGGTGCCGCTGAAACCTCCGCTGCCTCCACCTCACGGGCCGGGGCCGACTTTGGCTCTCAGGACGCGCCTGAAGTTTCCCCTTCGCAGGCTGAGCGCGTCTCCGGGGCCTGCGCTTCTCAGGGCGGGGCGGGCAATTCCGAGGAGAGCAGCGAGAGCGGGGAGGCAGCCGGCGGCGCGACTTCCGTCGCTAGCACCATGCTGGACGTATTCGGCTCCATCCCCACCCAGATG GACTACAAGGGTCAAAAACTAGCAGAACAGATTTTTCAAGGGATCATTCTTGTTTCTGCG GTAATTGGTTTTATCTATGGCTATATCGCTGAACAGTTTGGTTGGACTGTCTATATAGTTATGGCTGGGTTTGCTTTATCGTGCCTG CTAACACTCCCTCCATGGCCTATGTACCGCCGCAATCCTCTGAAATGGCTACCTGTCCAAGAGTCGGGAACAGAGGATAAGAAGCCAGCAGAGAGAAAACTGAAAAGGCATACTAAAAGTTGA